In the Psychromicrobium lacuslunae genome, GCCGCCGAAAAACTTGCCAACGAACTCGAAGCGGCAGGTCTAGAAGTGCTCTTCGATGACCGACCGAAGGTTTCTCCCGGGGTGAAGTTCGGCGATGCCGAGCTGATCGGTGTGCCGATGATTCTCGCGGTAGGTCGCGGTCTGGTGGACGGTGTGGTCGAGTTGAAGAATCGGAGCAGCGGCGAAACCGAAAACGTGCCGCTAGAGCAAGTAGTGCAGCAGGTACTCACGCTCCGCGACTCGCTCTGAGCCAGGCACTTGATGCTCTCCGGCTTTGAGGACATCCAGTTTTACACGATTTTGCTCATCCTGGTCGCCGGGCTGGCGGCAGGTTGGGTAGACGCCGTGGTGGGTGGTGGGGGATTGATTATGCTGCCGGTGATGCTGATGGTTCCCGGCATCACCCCGGTGCAGGCCCTTGCCACCAATAAAATGGGTTCCATTTTCGGAACCACCACGAGTTCGGTCACCTATTACCGCCGGGTTGGTCCGGACCTGAGAACTGCTATTCCGATGGCGCTGATCGCCCTGGGCGGCAGTTTCGCCGGTGCTGTGGTGGCCGCGAACCTGCCGCAATCGGTCTTCAAGCCGATTATTGTGCTGGCCTTGATCGCGGTGGCCATTTTCACCGCGCTCAAGCCGAGCCTCGGTGCGCACACCGCGCTCAAACACTCCGGACATCGGCATTACCTGCTGGCCTGCCTGATTGGGGCTGCGATTGGCTTCTACGATGGCCTGCTTGGCCCGGGCACCGGATCGTTTTTAGTGATCGCGTTGGTGAGTCTAATGGGCTATGCCTTCCTGGAAGCCAGCGCCAAGGCGAAGATCGTAAATATGGCGACCAATGCGGGCGCGCTGCTGTTCTTCCTGCCACACGGCTCCATTTTGTGGGGCTTAGGGCTCTTGGCCGGTGCGGCCAATATGGCTGGTGGTTATCTGGGCTCCCGGATGGCGGTACGCAAAGGCAGCGGATTCATCCGAGTGGTTTTCCTCGCGGTAGTGGCGGTGCTGATTATCAAACTCGGCTGGGATGTCTGGCAGGAGAACGTGCTGCACGCTGGGCGCTAACGCGTTAGGGCGCTAGGGTCCGCTGTGATGGGCTTGGCCTAGCTGATCTCCAGGCTGTGCGGGTGCGGTAAACCTTGGATCGTGCGGCCCGCTAGGGTGCTGGACAACCACAAGGAGCGGTTGAGATCCCTCTGGTGATCGCGCTTTGAGGCGTACCATAAGGCGTCCTCGACCTCGCGGGCAATAGTCCATTGTCTGGCCACCTCAACGTCCAGGCCCGCCGCCTCGCAGAGCATGTTCAACCGATCCAGCAGGCCCAGCTCAGGATTCTGCACCGGCAGATCGGAAAGCCGGTTGGACAGCATCGGCATCACCGAAAACTCGGCTTCACCAACCATGCCCTGCGGGTCAATGGCCAGGAAATCGTCGGCCTGCCAACCGCTGGTACCGGGCCTGGCGAGAATGTTCATACCGTGCAGGTCGGCGTGCACGAGGACGTCGTGGCTTTCACGGCGGCTCACCGCCCCGCGAGTCTGGCATACTTCAAGCGCGGCCTCTAAAAGCCAGCGCGGGAACGGCTCGGCTAGCTCTTTCCAGCGTTGCGGCAGTTCGTCGTTCCAGCGTTCAGTCTGTTCGGCCAGCGAGGGAATACTTAGCCATTCCGGCCGCTGATCAGGGCTGATCGACAGTTTCCTCACTAACGTCCCCCAGACCGAGATGGCCTGCTCAAGAGGCGCTGACTGTAACCAGCGGTCGGAGTCCAGCCGCTCCAGCAACATAGCCCGATCCGTTCGATCATGCTGCAACAGCCGCACCGCGCCGCGTCCCTGCCAAAGCTTGAGCGTGTCAGGTTCATGGGCGATGTCTTCGTAGGGGAAAGAAATTTTAATCACGGCAGCACTGCCATCGTCAGCTGACACCGGGACCGCAATACCGGTGAATCCGTTCCAGGGCTGCTGACCAGGAGCCAGCTCGGGCTGCACCTTCCAGCGGTGATAGGCGTTGTGCAACAACTGCGGCAACCTGGCTAACCAGGCCCGCCGCTCGGCGGTGTTACTGTAGCGCCGTTGCAGATCCTCCGGGATTGGCACGCTCATCATGACATTCCCGGCAGGGCAGCTTTCGGCGCGGCAAAGATGAGTGCCTGACGGCTGGTATTGAGCAGCTGGCCGATTGCCCACTTGCGCAGGCTGCCGTCGCTGAGGGCGATCAGATCCCCGTACACCGCAGCAAGCTGAGTTTCCAGGCTGCTGAGCTCGGTGTTAGGCGCAGCCAGGAAGGCCGCACTCAAGCCAAAGCCTGCCTGCTGTGCAGGCAGTTGCTGGCAACGCGAGCTCAATTGTTGTCGAACCTCTCCCAACGTTTCCTGGTGAGCCGCTAACAGCTTGAGTGCTGAATCGGCGGCCGCCGGAGTTCCCAATCTGGTGGCGGCTACTTGGTAGGCGTAGACAGCCTTCTGCTCGGCTAGCTCAACAGCGTTCAGAGCCTGCTGCTGATTTACCTGGCCCTGCTGATCCGGCTGAGCCGATTGATCACTGGCAGCGGCGCTAGGGTTAGGGCAACTCGAAGCGGGTGCGTCGACGGCGGGTGCGGCAAAGCTCGGCGCACTTTGCGGGATCCCGCCGAGCTGGGCGAGGTACTGGCTTGCAATGGCCTCACCGGCACCTATCGAGGCAAGCAACCGGGCAAGCCCCGGATCAACCCGGCCCGCGGTCTCCAGATTTTTGGCTGCCTGCTGTTCCAGCCCCTTCAAGAAACCCGAAATCGAGGGTGTCGTAGCCGAGGTCGGCGTGGCGCTGGGACTCGCCGAGGCGGTGCCAGGAATGGTCAAGGCCTGCACCGCTGCGTCCAGGGTGTTCAGCGAAGTTTTCAGCGCTGGCGTCAGTGTGCTGGAGGCAGGTCTCGCGTTGAGTAGTTTCGCCTGTTCAAGCAGCACCGTAGTTTCGCTCAGCGTCTTGACTCTGGCCAATTCGGTCTCGGATGGACCAAGCGGGGCCTTAGTCGTGACGGTACTGCCGATCGCCACAACCAACACAGCGATCAGTAGCAAGAGCAGTGAACGTCGGCCCCAGGCCAGTATCGTGCGGCCAGTTTTGCGCTCCGGGCGCTCGATGTCTTTGGCGTGTTCTCTGGCAGCTTCCCGAGCACGTAGCGATTGCCGGGTGAGCGGTGCTACTTCAGCTGTCGGCTCAGTGCTTGGCGTCGGGGCCGAGGCGCCCAGCGGTTCAGCTGAGTCGACTGGTTCCATTGGCTCGGCTGGTTCAACTGGTTTGACCGGCTCCACCGACGGCTCGGTAGCCTCACTGACCCGCTCCGGTGCCTGCAGGAAGGCCGGTTCACCGCTCAGATCGAGGTCGTTGGCCAAGCTGGGATCGGACAGGAAGTCGGCGTCGAGAAGCGCAGCCGCCGGTTCGGCTAGGTCGCTCGCTTGAGCGACCTCGTGTGCTGCTGTTTCAGCTGACGCTAGCCGCCCGAGCTCTGAAGCGCCGCTTGCTTCAGCCGACTGAGACGAGTCAACGCGAACCGGCTCCTCTGGCGCTGTTGCTGCGGGTACTTCCTCAGGTTCAGTTGACTCGCTAGATTCAGCTGGC is a window encoding:
- a CDS encoding aminoglycoside phosphotransferase family protein, with amino-acid sequence MSVPIPEDLQRRYSNTAERRAWLARLPQLLHNAYHRWKVQPELAPGQQPWNGFTGIAVPVSADDGSAAVIKISFPYEDIAHEPDTLKLWQGRGAVRLLQHDRTDRAMLLERLDSDRWLQSAPLEQAISVWGTLVRKLSISPDQRPEWLSIPSLAEQTERWNDELPQRWKELAEPFPRWLLEAALEVCQTRGAVSRRESHDVLVHADLHGMNILARPGTSGWQADDFLAIDPQGMVGEAEFSVMPMLSNRLSDLPVQNPELGLLDRLNMLCEAAGLDVEVARQWTIAREVEDALWYASKRDHQRDLNRSLWLSSTLAGRTIQGLPHPHSLEIS
- a CDS encoding sulfite exporter TauE/SafE family protein, which gives rise to MLSGFEDIQFYTILLILVAGLAAGWVDAVVGGGGLIMLPVMLMVPGITPVQALATNKMGSIFGTTTSSVTYYRRVGPDLRTAIPMALIALGGSFAGAVVAANLPQSVFKPIIVLALIAVAIFTALKPSLGAHTALKHSGHRHYLLACLIGAAIGFYDGLLGPGTGSFLVIALVSLMGYAFLEASAKAKIVNMATNAGALLFFLPHGSILWGLGLLAGAANMAGGYLGSRMAVRKGSGFIRVVFLAVVAVLIIKLGWDVWQENVLHAGR
- a CDS encoding DUF4439 domain-containing protein, which translates into the protein MIIAVNDPAAPQNQRDPENPEGAAPASPEAGITPRIITTKRGKSRRASAAAGTPNSTGLSPLILVPADAVDQPAETESQTETTSATTKTGLDTVTTAGEEPTAASNENVQGAGTLAESGGTRTETEQLSGPVDRTGSTETTEPAESSESTEPEEVPAATAPEEPVRVDSSQSAEASGASELGRLASAETAAHEVAQASDLAEPAAALLDADFLSDPSLANDLDLSGEPAFLQAPERVSEATEPSVEPVKPVEPAEPMEPVDSAEPLGASAPTPSTEPTAEVAPLTRQSLRAREAAREHAKDIERPERKTGRTILAWGRRSLLLLLIAVLVVAIGSTVTTKAPLGPSETELARVKTLSETTVLLEQAKLLNARPASSTLTPALKTSLNTLDAAVQALTIPGTASASPSATPTSATTPSISGFLKGLEQQAAKNLETAGRVDPGLARLLASIGAGEAIASQYLAQLGGIPQSAPSFAAPAVDAPASSCPNPSAAASDQSAQPDQQGQVNQQQALNAVELAEQKAVYAYQVAATRLGTPAAADSALKLLAAHQETLGEVRQQLSSRCQQLPAQQAGFGLSAAFLAAPNTELSSLETQLAAVYGDLIALSDGSLRKWAIGQLLNTSRQALIFAAPKAALPGMS